The Paracholeplasma brassicae genome includes the window ATTTAAATTCATCATGATTTTTTACCTGCCTGACGTTCTAATTTAATTTTCTTTAGTTTAAACTTGATTTGATTAATCAATCCAACCAAGCCATTTGGGTAGTACATGGTTACTAAAATAATGAGTAGTCCGCTAAAGACAAATGAAAGATTCGCCCATTTGGATTCTTTTAAGAAATCAATGCCTTTAAACACCATTAAATCAAGCCCAAATATCATGAAAGTCCCTAGTAATACACCCCAAATAGACTTCGCACCGCCAACAACGACTGCCGCAAGTATGTTTAACGAGATTGCAAGTCCCCAGGTTGAGCCCATCGAGAATCTAACATAACCCATGTAGAGGATCCCCCCAATAACGGCGTAAACGGTGGATACCACAAAGGCTAGTAAGCGATACTTGATCACGCTAATGCCCATGGCTTGCGCCGCAGAATCGTTATTTTTAATTGATAATAAGGCTCTACCCATGGGTGAATTGATTAGATTGTACGTTAGCAACATCGCAATCACTACCGAAACAATCACCAAAATCAAGGTTTGATTTGAGTTTAGTGAGGTCCCAAACAGTTTGATTGCTGAGGAAGTCGTACCCGAGACACCACCGGTGTAATCATCAAAGTTTTTGAATAGTTCAATCATGATTTCTGAAAGACCTAAGGTGACAATCGCCAAATACATTCCTTCAATTCGAAGTGAGACAATCCCAAA containing:
- a CDS encoding branched-chain amino acid ABC transporter permease — translated: MKNIMTILKQKLKNPLYQFIGFGFLLLLIPIFSSFISVTILDAFAKTLIFFIVALGFALLIGYGGLASLGTSSFIAIGTFVTYAALDEFNLPFILTLVLGIVIALLVGSIFGIVSLRIEGMYLAIVTLGLSEIMIELFKNFDDYTGGVSGTTSSAIKLFGTSLNSNQTLILVIVSVVIAMLLTYNLINSPMGRALLSIKNNDSAAQAMGISVIKYRLLAFVVSTVYAVIGGILYMGYVRFSMGSTWGLAISLNILAAVVVGGAKSIWGVLLGTFMIFGLDLMVFKGIDFLKESKWANLSFVFSGLLIILVTMYYPNGLVGLINQIKFKLKKIKLERQAGKKS